Proteins from a genomic interval of Chanodichthys erythropterus isolate Z2021 chromosome 6, ASM2448905v1, whole genome shotgun sequence:
- the yod1 gene encoding ubiquitin thioesterase OTU1, translating into MLRLRCKAKNGTHLMQGLTHQSCVRELKDKIEELTGIPCDVQKIMVGYPPSSLDLRNGEAHLKDYPIKSGDTLIVEEEKNKPKPQMQTSVTKGPSFDLAPVLERRVVPADNSCLFTSVNYVMEGGVYDPACAGEMRGLIAQIVASDPTSYSEAVLGKTNEDYCTWIRRDDTWGGAIEVSILSKFYQCEICVVDTQTVRVDRFGEDAGYTKRVLLIYDGIHYDPLQKVMPSADVPAQTVFSTTDDIILAQALELADEARRKRQYTDVNRFSLRCMVCQTGLVGQKEAREHAKETGHTNFGEV; encoded by the exons ATGCTACGTCTGCGTTGCAAAGCCAAAAACGGGACCCATCTGATGCAGGGCCTTACACACCAATCTTGTGTCCGGGAGCTTAAAGATAAGATTGAGGAGCTAACAGGAATACCATGTGATGTACAGAAAATCATGGTAGGCTATCCACCATCTAGTCTGGATCTACGCAACGGGGAAGCCCACCTCAAAGACTACCCTATCAAATCAG GAGACACGTTGATTGTAGAGGAGGAGAAGAATAAACCCAAACCTCAAATGCAAACCTCTGTGACTAAAGGCCCCAGTTTTGACCTGGCTCCAGTTCTAGAGCGCCGCGTTGTCCCTGCCGACAACTCTTGTCTGTTTACCAGTGTGAACTACGTTATGGAAGGGGGTGTGTACGACCCAGCCTGTGCGGGTGAGATGCGTGGGCTCATTGCACAAATTGTAGCCAGTGACCCCACCTCGTACTCGGAAGCGGTATTGGGCAAGACTAACGAGGACTATTGCACCTGGATCCGTCGAGATGACACGTGGGGAGGCGCCATTGAGGTTTCAATCCTCTCTAAGTTCTACCAGTGTGAGATTTGCGTCGTTGACACTCAGACTGTGCGCGTCGATCGCTTCGGCGAGGATGCGGGTTACACTAAACGTGTGCTGCTTATTTATGATGGTATTCATTATGACCCGCTCCAAAAGGTGATGCCCAGTGCAGATGTTCCCGCACAGACTGTGTTCTCTACCACTGACGACATCATTTTGGCCCAGGCGCTGGAGCTCGCGGACGAGGCGCGGAGGAAACGTCAGTACACAGACGTCAACCGCTTCTCTCTGCGCTGCATGGTGTGCCAGACTGGCCTGGTGGGGCAAAAGGAAGCAAGGGAGCACGCAAAGGAGACCGGGCACACCAACTTCGGGGAGGTGTGA
- the snrpe gene encoding small nuclear ribonucleoprotein E yields MAYRGQGQKVQKVMVQPINLIFRYLQNRSRIQVWLYEQVNMRIEGCIIGFDEYMNLVLDDAEEVHMKTKNRKPLGRVMLKGDNITLLQSVSN; encoded by the exons ATGGCGTACAGAGGACAAGGACAGAAGGTTCAGAAGGTCATGGTGCAGCCCATT AACCTTATTTTCAGGTATCTACAGAAT CGTTCCCGAATCCAGGTATGGCTCTACGAACAGGTCAACATGCGGATAGAGGGCTGCATCATT GGATTCGATGAGTACATGAACTTGGTTTTGGATGATGCAGAGGAGGTTCACATGAAGACCAAGAACAGGAAGCCCCTGG GACGGGTTATGTTGAAAGGAGACAACATCACATTGCTGCAGAGTGTGTCCAATTGA